From the genome of Triticum aestivum cultivar Chinese Spring chromosome 3B, IWGSC CS RefSeq v2.1, whole genome shotgun sequence, one region includes:
- the LOC123072488 gene encoding calmodulin binding protein PICBP yields the protein MVHCKQPRRRPQDAAAVPGTAGRARAGGGAAPAASDPGYMRPTSSSGARAGREVASAAVSAASAPAAQPVGAKAAALVASTPRAARATCSSAQKSARGGGAGGCGGEGHRACRYAYCTFKGHAPAAPPLGAFLASRRRLIKTEQSMKHRGVSAFRDPKTKNTSTSNAAGKGDDGFFVQVACPGAGAGARPKTASSGSCCSGLSAEEAESPYVNFGRRGLRCGMTHEWADPGASVDGSCGSSDVISDGFADLPGTASSPPPSPGRKEQIGQQEGEASWVDQQEAEEEDSGACDRSDISEELGPKYECNMSKDCGSVSSVESSMDDISSAFGGMNFQDAGADAAATSQGTKLTMSRRRTPRGGERIRAFNPRAPNFLPVAPDPDAEKVDLRHQMTDDRKNAEEWMVDYALRRTVNKLARAQKRKVEMLVQAFETVLPPVLGENKSDDKKSFACN from the exons atggtGCACTGCAAGCAGCCGCGCAGGAGGCCCCAAGATGCCGCCGCCGTCCCCGGGACGGCCGGTCGCGCGCGCGCCGGGGGCGGGGCCGCGCCCGCGGCGTCGGACCCCGGGTACATGAGGCCGACCAGCAGCTCCGGCGCCAGGGCCGGCCGGGAGGTTGCATCTGCGGCTGTTTCGGCGGCCTCCGCTCCCGCCGCGCAGCCGGTGGGGGCCAAGGCGGCGGCCCTCGTTGCGAGTACGCCGCGCGCGGCCAGGGCCACGTGCTCCTCCGCGCAGAAGAGCGCCCGCGGAGGCGGGGCCGGCGGGTGCGGCGGCGAGGGGCACCGCGCGTGCCGGTACGCCTACTGCACCTTCAAGGGCCACGCGCCCGCGGCGCCGCCGCTGGGGGCCTTCCTGGCGTCCCGGAGGCGCCTCATCAAGACGGAGCAGAGCATGAAGCACCGGGGCGTCTCCGCCTTCCGCGACCCCAAGACCAAGAATACAAGCACCAGCAATGCCGCCGGCAAAGGGGACGACGGGTTCTTCGTCCAGGTGGCGTgtcccggcgccggcgccggcgcccgccCCAAGACGGCGAGCTCGGGCTCCTGCTGCAGCGGCCTCTCCGCCGAGGAGGCGGAGTCTCCCTACGTCAACTTCGGCCGCCGGGGTCTCCGGTGCGGGATGACCCACGAGTGGGCCGACCCGGGCGCCTCGGTGGACGGCTCCTGCGGGTCCAGCGACGTCATCTCGGACGGCTTCGCCGACCTGCCGGGCACGGcgagctctccccctccctctcccggACGCAAGGAGCAGATTGGTCAACAAGAGGGGGAGGCTTCTTGGGTCGATCAacaagaagcagaggaggaggactcTGGTGCCTGCGACAGGTCtgatatctccgaggagctgggtCCAAAATACGAATGCAACATGTCTAAAG ATTGTGGCAGCGTCTCTTCAGTGGAGTCCTCAATGGATGACATATCCAGTGCATTTGGTGGGATGAATTTCCAGGATGCAGGTGCTGATGCCGCGGCAACCAGCCAGGGAACCAAGCTGACCATGTCCAGGAGAAGGACGCCCAGAGGCGGGGAGCGAATCCGGGCATTCAACCCCAGGGCCCCCAACTTTCTTCCGGTGGCGCCTGATCCGGATGCTGAGAAGGTTGATCTCAGGCATCAGATGACCGATGATCGCAAGAATGCCGAGGAGTGGATGGTCGATTATGCACTTCGGAGGACGGTGAACAAGTTGGCCCGTGCTCAGAAGAGGAAGGTGGAGATGCTTGTCCAGGCCTTTGAGACTGTTCTGCCGCCAGTCCTGGGCGAGAACAAGTCCGACGACAAGAAAAGCTTTGCCTGCAACTGA